From one Triticum aestivum cultivar Chinese Spring chromosome 4B, IWGSC CS RefSeq v2.1, whole genome shotgun sequence genomic stretch:
- the LOC123090082 gene encoding proline-rich receptor-like protein kinase PERK10, with protein MAAAAVVPCRGGQREGGETGRKEGGRSRGSATHRDGGRTGTEEAPAGRRRGRGRSRAARLPGGGGGGQPRVLAGGVGPTWASTGFKGPRAGWSGPTAGKALEGDVRDSAAREPNPCATLPRPFPHFPLTIQPPQEIWISLEELETTAIRRSVLSPNAAEGEVRTRLPSPEQPQFTSSPPPFEGAPPPSNTSTTSATIRRTHPAPHLHPGATGEPPPPMPDPPLPLPLLLIVRSATRAIVRSVTF; from the exons atggcggcggcggcggtggtccctTGCAGGGGCGGGCAGAGAGAGGGAGGTGAGACAGGGAGGAAAGAAGGAGGAAGGAGCAGGGGCAGCGCGACTCACCGGGACGGCGGCAGGACCGGCACGGAAGAGGCGCCGGCGGGCAGACGACGGGGCCGAGGGAGATCTCGGGCGGCGAGGTtgcctggcggcggcggaggcgggcagCCGCGGGTGCTTGCGGGCGGGGTCGGGCCGACCTGGGCCTCGACGGGCTTCAAAGGGCCCCGCGCGGGTTGGAGCGGGCCGACGGCGGGGAAGGCGCTGGAGGGGGACGTGCGGGACAG CGCCGCACGCGAGCCAAACCCCTGCGCAACCCTACCGAGGCCCTTCCCCCACTTTCCCTTGACCATACAGCCTCCGCAGGAGATTTGGATCTCGCTAGAGGAGCTCGAGACCACCGCCATTCGTCGATCCGTTCTGTCACC AAACGCAGCAGAGGGAGAGGTACGAactcgtctgccgtcgccggagcagccgcagttCACTTCGTCACCACCGCCGTTCGAGGGAGCCCCGCCGCCGTCAAACACCAGCACCACCTCCGCTACTATCCGTCGTACCCACCCAGCCCCTCACCTTCATCCGGGAGCCACCGGAGAGCCGCCGCCGCCAATGCCCGACCCGCCACTGCCGCTTCCTCTGCTTCTG attgtccggagtgcgacacgagctattgtcaggagtgtgactttttga